The Engystomops pustulosus chromosome 4, aEngPut4.maternal, whole genome shotgun sequence genome contains a region encoding:
- the NEO1 gene encoding neogenin isoform X12 — translation MAAWGPPGLGVRITRGLLAVSIYLVVGQQEPAGAAKTAGSAFRTFTPFYFLTEPADTVTLRGTPAVLNCSAYSEPAAKIEWKKDGTFLNLVSDDRRRLLPDGSLFITSVVHSKHNKPDEGFYQCVATVDSLGSIVSRTARLSVAGLPRFASQPEASLVYVGDSFVLSCDVSPELVQFVHWEQNRSLRELDDRISILSNGSFVISNANESDAGLYRCGVGSGAALKYSEEVEVKIIAESGENRPLIFLRPPFTLTSIVGQTAVFPCVVSGYPSPSVTWSQNQEEIIFGSSDRLALLAGGSLQISGVTEENAGIYTCTADNGNQTIHAQAELFVQVPPVFYVKPSNTHAHESMDIVFECEVKGRPTPTVKWVKNGDVVIPSDYFKIVDDHNLQVLGLVRSDEGFYQCIAENEVGNVQAAAQLIIVEPAATPGGPLPSSPRDVVASLVSTRFIKLTWRVPADAHGENLTYQVYYSKEGLNRERVENTSRRGELQVTIQNLLPETVYYFRVVAHNNYGAGESSPPLKVETQPEVQVPGPAPNLRAIAMSPTSVGVSWETPLSGNGEIQNYKLYYMEKGAGNEQDLDVAGLSYTVNGLKKYTEYTFRVVAINKHGPGVSTQDVIARTLSDVPSAAPQNLTLEVRSSQSILIQWQPPPAGSQNGQIVGYKLRYRKTARKIETNEILIDTQLSQLVSGLDRDTEYSFRVVAMTVNGSGPATDWLSAETFENDLDESRVPDVPSSLHVRPLVTSIVVSWTPPENQHQVVVRGYAIGYGLGSPHAQTVRVDHKQRYYTIENLEPSSHYVISLKAFNNVGEGIPLYESAVTRQHTDTSEVDVYVVHAPYTPVPEPTPMLPPVGVQAAILSSDTVRLTWADNSLPKNQKITDARYYTARWKTNIPANTKYKMANSTTLGYLVTGLKPNTLYEFSVMVTKGRRSSTWSMTAHGTTFESVPSSPPKDVTVVSKEGKPRTIIVNWQPPSEANGKITGYIIYYSTDVQAELHDWVIEPVVGNRLTHQIQELTLDTPYYFKIQARNSKGMGPMSEAVAFRTPKESTPYMPNNQASGVTGKGSRTPDMGVNGPPPGGSNSPHGSPTSLDQNTLLTIIVSLGVITVLVAVVIAAICSRRSSSHHKKKRAACKSVNGSHKYKGNSKDVKPPDLWIHHERLELKPVDKSPETNPMLTDSTLPRSPQDLTPGDSTTEGSIHQHSNSYRGLESEDSVSSLAGRRGMRPKIMMPFDSQPPQQSVRHTPSCDTVVAASSSSQTGPEDPDPPGASFLPGSMDEDSGPGIPTAHIRPSHPLKSFAVPAVPAPAPGSAYEPLPSSPLLAQQAPSALSVKTASLGTLGRVRPPLPVTVPSAPEPLETSRMLEGSECSYEPDELSKEMAHLEGLMKDLNAITTA, via the exons GCTCAGCTTTCAGGACATTTACCCCCTTCTACTTCCTGACAGAACCAGCAGACACTGTAACACTACGTGGAACTCCCGCTGTTTTAAACTGTTCCGCTTATTCAGAGCCAGCAGCAAAAATTGAATGGAAAAAAGATGGGACTTTTCTTAATTTAGTGTCTGATGATCGACGGAGACTACTTCCAGATGGATCTTTGTTTATCACCAGTGTGGTACATTCAAAGCACAACAAGCCAGACGAGGGTTTCTATCAATGTGTGGCAACAGTGGATAGTTTAGGCAGTATTGTCAGCCGTACTGCTCGGCTTTCTGTTGCAG gtctTCCCAGATTTGCCAGCCAGCCAGAAGCCTCTTTAGTATATGTGGGAGATAGTTTTGTATTAAGCTGTGATGTCAGTCCCGAACTTGTTCAATTTGTTCACTGGGAGCAAAACCGTTCATTGAGAGAGTTGGACGACAGAATCTCTATACTATCAAATGGAAGCTTTGTTATAAGTAATGCTAACGAGAGTGATGCCGGCCTGTATCGCTGTGGTGTGGGCAGTGGAGCAGCATTAAAGTACAGTGAAGAGGTGGAGGTCAAAATAATAGCAG AGTCTGGAGAGAATCGCCCTTTAATATTTCTACGTCCACCTTTCACTTTGACAAGCATCGTGGGGCAAACGGCAGTTTTTCCCTGTGTTGTGTCTGGATACCCCAGCCCCAGTGTGACTTGGAGCCAAAACCAAGAAGAAATCATTTTTGGGAG TTCAGACAGATTGGCATTGTTGGCGGGAGGCAGCCTGCAGATCAGCGGTGTCACAGAGGAAAATGCTGGGATCTATACATGTACTGCAGACAATGGGAACCAAACAATCCATGCCCAGGCTGAACTCTTTGTGCAAG TGCCTCCTGTGTTTTATGTCAAGCCATCTAACACACATGCTCATGAATCCATGGATATTGTATTTGAGTGTGAAGTGAAAGGAAGACCCACTCCAACGGTCAAATGGGTGAAGAATGGAGATGTGGTCATCCCAAGTGACTACTTCAAAATAGTG GACGATCATAATCTTCAGGTTCTTGGTCTTGTGCGCTCAGATGAAGGATTTTATCAGTGCATAGCAGAGAATGAGGTTGGCAATGTGCAGGCAGCAGCTCAGCTTATTATCGTAGAACCCG CTGCCACACCAGGAGGTCCCCTTCCTTCATCCCCGCGGGATGTTGTGGCCTCTTTGGTGTCGACGCGCTTCATCAAGCTGACGTGGCGTGTGCCTGCCGATGCTCATGGAGAAAATCTTACCTACCAAGTATATTACAGCAAAGAAGGACTAAACAG GGAGCGCGTAGAGAACACCAGCCGACGAGGAGAATTACAGGTCACCATCCAGAACCTGCTACCAGAAACGGTTTATTACTTCCGTGTTGTAGCTCATAATAATTATGGAGCAGGTGAAAGTTCACCCCCTCTCAAGGTGGAGACGCAACCTGAGG ttcAAGTTCCTGGTCCAGCCCCCAATCTTAGAGCTATTGCTATGTCCCCTACTTCTGTTGGTGTCAGCTGGGAAACGCCACTTTCTGGAAATGGAGAAATTCAAAACTATAAACTTTACTATATGGAGAAAGGAGCAGGCAATGAGCAG GATTTGGATGTGGCAGGGCTTTCTTATACAGTCAATGGGCTGAagaaatacacagagtatacGTTCCGAGTAGTAGCAATTAATAAACATGGGCCCGGAGTATCAACACAGGACGTTATAGCCAGGACCCTTTCAGATG TGCCTAGTGCTGCACCACAAAACCTAACCCTGGAGGTGCGCAGTTCACAg AGTATTTTGATACAGTGgcaacctcctcctgcaggaagCCAGAACGGTCAGATTGTAGGGTATAAACTGCGGTACCGCAAGACTGCAAGAAAGATTGAAACAAATGAGATCCTAATTGATACCCAGCTGTCACAGCTTGTCAGTG GGCTTGACCGCGACACTGAATATAGCTTCCGAGTTGTGGCCATGACTGTGAATGGGAGTGGACCAGCTACTGACTGGTTATCTGCAGAGACTTTTGAAAATGATCTTGATG aatccCGTGTTCCTGATGTGCCAAGTTCTCTTCACGTGCGTCCATTAGTGACAAGTATTGTTGTAAGCTGGACACCCCCAGAAAATCAGCACCAAGTAGTTGTCCGCGGATATGCCATTGGTTATGGTCTTGGGAGCCCACATGCACAGACAGTTCGTGTTGACCATAAGCAGCGTTACTACACCATTGAAAACTTGG AGCCCAGCTCACATTATGTAATCTCTCTAAAGGCCTTTAACAATGTGGGAGAAGGAATACCTTTATATGAAAGCGCTGTCACCCGCCAGCACACAG ACACTTCTGAAGTTGATGTTTATGTTGTTCATGCCCCATACACCCCAGTTCCAGAGCCTACCCCTATGTTGCCCCCTGTGGGGGTCCAAGCTGCTATCCTCAGCAGCGACACAGTGCGCCTTACCTGGGCTGACAACTCCCTGCCTAAGAACCAGAAAATCACAGATGCCAGATACTACACAGCAAGGTGGAAAACTAATATTCCTGcaaatacaaaatacaag ATGGCTAACAGTACCACACTAGGTTACCTGGTCACTGGTTTAAAGCCAAATACACTTTATGAATTTTCTGTTATGGTAACTAAAGGCCGACGGTCAAGTACATGGAGCATGACCGCTCATGGCACTACTTTTGAGTCGG TGCCATCTTCTCCTCCTAAGGATGTGACTGTGGTAAGCAAAGAAGGGAAACCACGTACCATAATTGTCAACTGGCAGCCACCATCTGAAGCCAATGGTAAAATTACAG GTTACATTATATATTACAGCACGGATGTTCAAGCAGAGCTTCATGACTGGGTGATAGAGCCAGTTGTTGGAAATCGATTGACACACCAAATACAAGAACTGACGCTGGACACCCCTTACTACTTTAAGATCCAGGCTCGAAACTCAAAAGGAATGGGCCCCATGTCTGAGGCTGTTGCATTTCGCACTCCAAAAG AATCCACACCCTACATGCCTAACAATCAAG CATCAGGTGTAACTGGAAAAGGAAGCCGCACACCAGATATGGGAGTAAATGGCCCCCCACCTGGAG GCAGTAATAGTCCTCATGGCAGTCCCACCTCCCTGGATCAGAACACGCTGCTCACAATTATTGTATCTCTTGGAGTTATTACAGTCTTGGTGGCTGTAGTCATTGCAGCAATCTGCTCTCGTCGCTCCAGCTCCCATCATAAAAA GAAAAGAGCTGCATGTAAATCCGTTAATGGGTCCCATAAGTACAAGGGTAACTCCAAGGATGTAAAGCCTCCTGATCTCTGGATCCATCATGAGAGACTGGAGTTGAAACCAGTTGATAAATCTCCAGAGACTAACCCAATGCTAACAGACAGCACCCTGCCTCGCTCACCACAAGATCTCACTCCTGGAGACAGCACCACAGAAGGAAGCATTCACCAGCACAGCAATTCATACCGAG GCCTAGAATCTGAGGATTCTGTGTCTTCACTTGCTGGACGTCGAGGAATGAGACCTAAAATAATGATGCCGTTTGACTCTCAACCCCCACAAC AATCTGTTCGTCATACTCCTAGCTGTGATACAGTAGTAgctgcatcatcatcatcacagacTGGACCTGAAGACCCAGATCCCCCAGGAGCAAGTTTTCTCCCTGGTTCCATGGATGAGGATTCTGGTCCTGGGATTCCTACCGCACATATAAGACCATCTCATCCCTTGAAGAGCTTTGCGGTGCCGGCTGTTCCAGCACCAGCCCCTGGCTCTGCCTATGAACCTTTGCCAAGCTCACCTCTTTTGGCACAGCAAG CTCCCTCTGCACTCTCCGTTAAAACTGCATCTCTTGGGACCCTGGGAAGAGTTCGTCCTCCACTTCCAGTTACGGTGCCCAGTGCCCCTGAACCACTAGAGACCAGCAGGATGCTTGAGGGCTCAGAATGT agcTATGAACCAGACGAGTTAAGCAAAGAGATGGCACACCTTGAAGGCCTGATGAAGGATCTGAATGCCATAACCACAGCATGA
- the NEO1 gene encoding neogenin isoform X2 has protein sequence MAAWGPPGLGVRITRGLLAVSIYLVVGQQEPAGAAKTAGSAFRTFTPFYFLTEPADTVTLRGTPAVLNCSAYSEPAAKIEWKKDGTFLNLVSDDRRRLLPDGSLFITSVVHSKHNKPDEGFYQCVATVDSLGSIVSRTARLSVAGLPRFASQPEASLVYVGDSFVLSCDVSPELVQFVHWEQNRSLRELDDRISILSNGSFVISNANESDAGLYRCGVGSGAALKYSEEVEVKIIAESGENRPLIFLRPPFTLTSIVGQTAVFPCVVSGYPSPSVTWSQNQEEIIFGSSDRLALLAGGSLQISGVTEENAGIYTCTADNGNQTIHAQAELFVQVPPVFYVKPSNTHAHESMDIVFECEVKGRPTPTVKWVKNGDVVIPSDYFKIVDDHNLQVLGLVRSDEGFYQCIAENEVGNVQAAAQLIIVEPGVTIPTSPAPSLTRATAHHVAATPGGPLPSSPRDVVASLVSTRFIKLTWRVPADAHGENLTYQVYYSKEGLNRERVENTSRRGELQVTIQNLLPETVYYFRVVAHNNYGAGESSPPLKVETQPEVQVPGPAPNLRAIAMSPTSVGVSWETPLSGNGEIQNYKLYYMEKGAGNEQDLDVAGLSYTVNGLKKYTEYTFRVVAINKHGPGVSTQDVIARTLSDVPSAAPQNLTLEVRSSQSILIQWQPPPAGSQNGQIVGYKLRYRKTARKIETNEILIDTQLSQLVSGLDRDTEYSFRVVAMTVNGSGPATDWLSAETFENDLDESRVPDVPSSLHVRPLVTSIVVSWTPPENQHQVVVRGYAIGYGLGSPHAQTVRVDHKQRYYTIENLEPSSHYVISLKAFNNVGEGIPLYESAVTRQHTDTSEVDVYVVHAPYTPVPEPTPMLPPVGVQAAILSSDTVRLTWADNSLPKNQKITDARYYTARWKTNIPANTKYKMANSTTLGYLVTGLKPNTLYEFSVMVTKGRRSSTWSMTAHGTTFESVPSSPPKDVTVVSKEGKPRTIIVNWQPPSEANGKITGYIIYYSTDVQAELHDWVIEPVVGNRLTHQIQELTLDTPYYFKIQARNSKGMGPMSEAVAFRTPKESTPYMPNNQGVTGKGSRTPDMGVNGPPPGGSNSPHGSPTSLDQNTLLTIIVSLGVITVLVAVVIAAICSRRSSSHHKKKRAACKSVNGSHKYKGNSKDVKPPDLWIHHERLELKPVDKSPETNPMLTDSTLPRSPQDLTPGDSTTEGSIHQHSNSYRGLESEDSVSSLAGRRGMRPKIMMPFDSQPPQPVVSAHPIHSIDNSHFRSVPGFMLHVLGGAPQAAESVRHTPSCDTVVAASSSSQTGPEDPDPPGASFLPGSMDEDSGPGIPTAHIRPSHPLKSFAVPAVPAPAPGSAYEPLPSSPLLAQQAPSALSVKTASLGTLGRVRPPLPVTVPSAPEPLETSRMLEGSECSYEPDELSKEMAHLEGLMKDLNAITTA, from the exons GCTCAGCTTTCAGGACATTTACCCCCTTCTACTTCCTGACAGAACCAGCAGACACTGTAACACTACGTGGAACTCCCGCTGTTTTAAACTGTTCCGCTTATTCAGAGCCAGCAGCAAAAATTGAATGGAAAAAAGATGGGACTTTTCTTAATTTAGTGTCTGATGATCGACGGAGACTACTTCCAGATGGATCTTTGTTTATCACCAGTGTGGTACATTCAAAGCACAACAAGCCAGACGAGGGTTTCTATCAATGTGTGGCAACAGTGGATAGTTTAGGCAGTATTGTCAGCCGTACTGCTCGGCTTTCTGTTGCAG gtctTCCCAGATTTGCCAGCCAGCCAGAAGCCTCTTTAGTATATGTGGGAGATAGTTTTGTATTAAGCTGTGATGTCAGTCCCGAACTTGTTCAATTTGTTCACTGGGAGCAAAACCGTTCATTGAGAGAGTTGGACGACAGAATCTCTATACTATCAAATGGAAGCTTTGTTATAAGTAATGCTAACGAGAGTGATGCCGGCCTGTATCGCTGTGGTGTGGGCAGTGGAGCAGCATTAAAGTACAGTGAAGAGGTGGAGGTCAAAATAATAGCAG AGTCTGGAGAGAATCGCCCTTTAATATTTCTACGTCCACCTTTCACTTTGACAAGCATCGTGGGGCAAACGGCAGTTTTTCCCTGTGTTGTGTCTGGATACCCCAGCCCCAGTGTGACTTGGAGCCAAAACCAAGAAGAAATCATTTTTGGGAG TTCAGACAGATTGGCATTGTTGGCGGGAGGCAGCCTGCAGATCAGCGGTGTCACAGAGGAAAATGCTGGGATCTATACATGTACTGCAGACAATGGGAACCAAACAATCCATGCCCAGGCTGAACTCTTTGTGCAAG TGCCTCCTGTGTTTTATGTCAAGCCATCTAACACACATGCTCATGAATCCATGGATATTGTATTTGAGTGTGAAGTGAAAGGAAGACCCACTCCAACGGTCAAATGGGTGAAGAATGGAGATGTGGTCATCCCAAGTGACTACTTCAAAATAGTG GACGATCATAATCTTCAGGTTCTTGGTCTTGTGCGCTCAGATGAAGGATTTTATCAGTGCATAGCAGAGAATGAGGTTGGCAATGTGCAGGCAGCAGCTCAGCTTATTATCGTAGAACCCG GTGTTACCATCCCAACCTCTCCTGCCCCCTCACTGACCCGTGCCACTGCTCACCATGTAGCTGCCACACCAGGAGGTCCCCTTCCTTCATCCCCGCGGGATGTTGTGGCCTCTTTGGTGTCGACGCGCTTCATCAAGCTGACGTGGCGTGTGCCTGCCGATGCTCATGGAGAAAATCTTACCTACCAAGTATATTACAGCAAAGAAGGACTAAACAG GGAGCGCGTAGAGAACACCAGCCGACGAGGAGAATTACAGGTCACCATCCAGAACCTGCTACCAGAAACGGTTTATTACTTCCGTGTTGTAGCTCATAATAATTATGGAGCAGGTGAAAGTTCACCCCCTCTCAAGGTGGAGACGCAACCTGAGG ttcAAGTTCCTGGTCCAGCCCCCAATCTTAGAGCTATTGCTATGTCCCCTACTTCTGTTGGTGTCAGCTGGGAAACGCCACTTTCTGGAAATGGAGAAATTCAAAACTATAAACTTTACTATATGGAGAAAGGAGCAGGCAATGAGCAG GATTTGGATGTGGCAGGGCTTTCTTATACAGTCAATGGGCTGAagaaatacacagagtatacGTTCCGAGTAGTAGCAATTAATAAACATGGGCCCGGAGTATCAACACAGGACGTTATAGCCAGGACCCTTTCAGATG TGCCTAGTGCTGCACCACAAAACCTAACCCTGGAGGTGCGCAGTTCACAg AGTATTTTGATACAGTGgcaacctcctcctgcaggaagCCAGAACGGTCAGATTGTAGGGTATAAACTGCGGTACCGCAAGACTGCAAGAAAGATTGAAACAAATGAGATCCTAATTGATACCCAGCTGTCACAGCTTGTCAGTG GGCTTGACCGCGACACTGAATATAGCTTCCGAGTTGTGGCCATGACTGTGAATGGGAGTGGACCAGCTACTGACTGGTTATCTGCAGAGACTTTTGAAAATGATCTTGATG aatccCGTGTTCCTGATGTGCCAAGTTCTCTTCACGTGCGTCCATTAGTGACAAGTATTGTTGTAAGCTGGACACCCCCAGAAAATCAGCACCAAGTAGTTGTCCGCGGATATGCCATTGGTTATGGTCTTGGGAGCCCACATGCACAGACAGTTCGTGTTGACCATAAGCAGCGTTACTACACCATTGAAAACTTGG AGCCCAGCTCACATTATGTAATCTCTCTAAAGGCCTTTAACAATGTGGGAGAAGGAATACCTTTATATGAAAGCGCTGTCACCCGCCAGCACACAG ACACTTCTGAAGTTGATGTTTATGTTGTTCATGCCCCATACACCCCAGTTCCAGAGCCTACCCCTATGTTGCCCCCTGTGGGGGTCCAAGCTGCTATCCTCAGCAGCGACACAGTGCGCCTTACCTGGGCTGACAACTCCCTGCCTAAGAACCAGAAAATCACAGATGCCAGATACTACACAGCAAGGTGGAAAACTAATATTCCTGcaaatacaaaatacaag ATGGCTAACAGTACCACACTAGGTTACCTGGTCACTGGTTTAAAGCCAAATACACTTTATGAATTTTCTGTTATGGTAACTAAAGGCCGACGGTCAAGTACATGGAGCATGACCGCTCATGGCACTACTTTTGAGTCGG TGCCATCTTCTCCTCCTAAGGATGTGACTGTGGTAAGCAAAGAAGGGAAACCACGTACCATAATTGTCAACTGGCAGCCACCATCTGAAGCCAATGGTAAAATTACAG GTTACATTATATATTACAGCACGGATGTTCAAGCAGAGCTTCATGACTGGGTGATAGAGCCAGTTGTTGGAAATCGATTGACACACCAAATACAAGAACTGACGCTGGACACCCCTTACTACTTTAAGATCCAGGCTCGAAACTCAAAAGGAATGGGCCCCATGTCTGAGGCTGTTGCATTTCGCACTCCAAAAG AATCCACACCCTACATGCCTAACAATCAAG GTGTAACTGGAAAAGGAAGCCGCACACCAGATATGGGAGTAAATGGCCCCCCACCTGGAG GCAGTAATAGTCCTCATGGCAGTCCCACCTCCCTGGATCAGAACACGCTGCTCACAATTATTGTATCTCTTGGAGTTATTACAGTCTTGGTGGCTGTAGTCATTGCAGCAATCTGCTCTCGTCGCTCCAGCTCCCATCATAAAAA GAAAAGAGCTGCATGTAAATCCGTTAATGGGTCCCATAAGTACAAGGGTAACTCCAAGGATGTAAAGCCTCCTGATCTCTGGATCCATCATGAGAGACTGGAGTTGAAACCAGTTGATAAATCTCCAGAGACTAACCCAATGCTAACAGACAGCACCCTGCCTCGCTCACCACAAGATCTCACTCCTGGAGACAGCACCACAGAAGGAAGCATTCACCAGCACAGCAATTCATACCGAG GCCTAGAATCTGAGGATTCTGTGTCTTCACTTGCTGGACGTCGAGGAATGAGACCTAAAATAATGATGCCGTTTGACTCTCAACCCCCACAAC CGGTTGTCAGTGCCCATCCCATCCATTCCATCGATAATTCTCATTTCCGTTCTGTACCTGGGTTCATGCTGCACGTGCTGGGTGGTGCTCCTCAGGCTGCAG AATCTGTTCGTCATACTCCTAGCTGTGATACAGTAGTAgctgcatcatcatcatcacagacTGGACCTGAAGACCCAGATCCCCCAGGAGCAAGTTTTCTCCCTGGTTCCATGGATGAGGATTCTGGTCCTGGGATTCCTACCGCACATATAAGACCATCTCATCCCTTGAAGAGCTTTGCGGTGCCGGCTGTTCCAGCACCAGCCCCTGGCTCTGCCTATGAACCTTTGCCAAGCTCACCTCTTTTGGCACAGCAAG CTCCCTCTGCACTCTCCGTTAAAACTGCATCTCTTGGGACCCTGGGAAGAGTTCGTCCTCCACTTCCAGTTACGGTGCCCAGTGCCCCTGAACCACTAGAGACCAGCAGGATGCTTGAGGGCTCAGAATGT agcTATGAACCAGACGAGTTAAGCAAAGAGATGGCACACCTTGAAGGCCTGATGAAGGATCTGAATGCCATAACCACAGCATGA